From Larus michahellis chromosome 8, bLarMic1.1, whole genome shotgun sequence, one genomic window encodes:
- the PDZK1IP1 gene encoding PDZK1-interacting protein 1 produces MPARRLLLLLLGLLLTLEPACCQEARGSLQPWSQGVIAVVVFLVLVAIVFVVNRFWCKKKVENAETVVSVEDKPEAVMSNGHEGKYVTPAADFRSKESKHAYENNLELEEKVVTTAM; encoded by the exons ATGCctgcccgccgcctcctcctcctcctcctggggctgctcctgacGCTGgagcctgcctgctgccaggaag CCCGAGGCAGCCTCCAGCCGTGGTCGCAGGGTGTCATCGCAGTGGTTGTGTTCCTAGTCCTGGTGGCCATCGTTTTCGTGGTCAACAGGTTCTGGTGTAAGAAGAAAGT gGAAAATGCCGAGACGGTGGTGAGTGTCGAGGACAAGCCGGAGGCTGTCATGTCCAATGGCCATGAAGGGAAATACGTAACCCCTGCAGCCGACTTCAG GTCCAAAGAGAGCAAGCATGCCTATGAGAATaacctggagctggaggagaaggtggtCACCACTGCCATGTAG
- the TAL1 gene encoding T-cell acute lymphocytic leukemia protein 1 isoform X2, whose amino-acid sequence MTMDRPPAPPPPSDPRDARPPRRHDSETETTSEPECSRGGMEAPADPQLLLNGAAKEAGRPSPGPPAAPVPVIELVRRGGSLDIKSREAAGEAMQRAPGAEPCRAAEAACEARMVQLSPPALPLQPPGRAMLYNLGQPLATINSGFFGEPDSFSMYGSNRVKRRPSPYEMEITDGPHTKVVRRIFTNSRERWRQQNVNGAFAELRKLIPTHPPDKKLSKNEILRLAMKYINFLAKLLNDQEEEGNQRGKVNKDSGIVQEDLLQDMLSPNSSCGSSLDGAASPDSFTEEHETLDSKHTRSLHHAILPVEGNAQR is encoded by the exons AT GACGATGGAcaggccgcccgccccgccgccccccagtgacccccgcgatgcccgccccccccggcggcACGACTCGGAAACGGAGACCACGAGCGAGCCGGAGTGCAGCCGCGGGGGCATGGAGGCGCCGGCCGACCCCCAGCTGCTGCTCAACGGGGCGGCCAAGGAGGCGGGCCGGCCCTCCCccgggccccccgccgcccccgtccCCGTCATCGAGCTGGTGCGCCGGGGGGGCTCCCTGGACATAAAaagccgggaggcggcgggggaggcgaTGCAGAGAGCGCCGGGCGCCGAGCCGTGCCGCGCCGCCGAGGCCGCCTGCGAGGCCCGCATGGTGCAGCTGAGCCCCCCCGcgctcccgctgcagccccccggcAGGGCCATGCTCTACAACCTGGGCCAGCCGCTGGCCACCATCAACAG CGGGTTTTTCGGCGAACCGGATTCCTTCTCCATGTACGGCAGCAACCGGGTGAAGAGGAGACCCTCTCCCTACGAGATGGAGATCACCGACG GTCCTCATACGAAAGTGGTTCGTCGCATTTTTACCAACAGCCGGGAGAGGTGGAGGCAGCAGAACGTCAACGGAGCCTTTGCAGAGCTTCGCAAGCTCATCCCCACCCACCCGCCTGACAAAAAACTGAGCAAGAACGAGATTTTGCGCCTGGCTATGAAATACATCAACTTCCTGGCCAAGCTGCTCAACGaccaggaggaagaaggaaaccAAAGGGGCAAAGTGAACAAAGACTCTGGGATAGTCCAGGAAGACCTCCTGCAGGACATGTTGTCTCCTAACTCTAGCTGTGGAAGTTCTTTAGACGGAGCGGCAAGCCCGGACAGCTTCACGGAAGAGCACGAAACACTAGATTCGAAGCACACGCGGAGCCTGCACCATGCCATCCTCCCCGTAGAAGGCAACGCGCAGCGGTGA
- the TAL1 gene encoding T-cell acute lymphocytic leukemia protein 1 isoform X1, whose protein sequence is MKSKWTMDRPPAPPPPSDPRDARPPRRHDSETETTSEPECSRGGMEAPADPQLLLNGAAKEAGRPSPGPPAAPVPVIELVRRGGSLDIKSREAAGEAMQRAPGAEPCRAAEAACEARMVQLSPPALPLQPPGRAMLYNLGQPLATINSGFFGEPDSFSMYGSNRVKRRPSPYEMEITDGPHTKVVRRIFTNSRERWRQQNVNGAFAELRKLIPTHPPDKKLSKNEILRLAMKYINFLAKLLNDQEEEGNQRGKVNKDSGIVQEDLLQDMLSPNSSCGSSLDGAASPDSFTEEHETLDSKHTRSLHHAILPVEGNAQR, encoded by the exons ATGAAAAGCAAATG GACGATGGAcaggccgcccgccccgccgccccccagtgacccccgcgatgcccgccccccccggcggcACGACTCGGAAACGGAGACCACGAGCGAGCCGGAGTGCAGCCGCGGGGGCATGGAGGCGCCGGCCGACCCCCAGCTGCTGCTCAACGGGGCGGCCAAGGAGGCGGGCCGGCCCTCCCccgggccccccgccgcccccgtccCCGTCATCGAGCTGGTGCGCCGGGGGGGCTCCCTGGACATAAAaagccgggaggcggcgggggaggcgaTGCAGAGAGCGCCGGGCGCCGAGCCGTGCCGCGCCGCCGAGGCCGCCTGCGAGGCCCGCATGGTGCAGCTGAGCCCCCCCGcgctcccgctgcagccccccggcAGGGCCATGCTCTACAACCTGGGCCAGCCGCTGGCCACCATCAACAG CGGGTTTTTCGGCGAACCGGATTCCTTCTCCATGTACGGCAGCAACCGGGTGAAGAGGAGACCCTCTCCCTACGAGATGGAGATCACCGACG GTCCTCATACGAAAGTGGTTCGTCGCATTTTTACCAACAGCCGGGAGAGGTGGAGGCAGCAGAACGTCAACGGAGCCTTTGCAGAGCTTCGCAAGCTCATCCCCACCCACCCGCCTGACAAAAAACTGAGCAAGAACGAGATTTTGCGCCTGGCTATGAAATACATCAACTTCCTGGCCAAGCTGCTCAACGaccaggaggaagaaggaaaccAAAGGGGCAAAGTGAACAAAGACTCTGGGATAGTCCAGGAAGACCTCCTGCAGGACATGTTGTCTCCTAACTCTAGCTGTGGAAGTTCTTTAGACGGAGCGGCAAGCCCGGACAGCTTCACGGAAGAGCACGAAACACTAGATTCGAAGCACACGCGGAGCCTGCACCATGCCATCCTCCCCGTAGAAGGCAACGCGCAGCGGTGA